A stretch of the Erinaceus europaeus chromosome 1, mEriEur2.1, whole genome shotgun sequence genome encodes the following:
- the GRINA gene encoding protein lifeguard 1: MPHEKSFLVSGDNYPPPNPGYPGGPQPSMPPYPGVPYPQPPFQASPHGQPGYPQGPSPYPQGGYPQGPYPQGPYPQGGYPQGPYPQGGYPQGPYPQGGYPQGPYPQSPFPPNPYGQPQTFPDPDSPQHGNYHEEGPPSYYDNQDFPATNWDDKSIRRAFIRKVFLVLTLQLSVTLSTVAVFTFVREVKGFVRHNVWTYYVSYATFFISLIVLSCCGDFRRKHPWNLVALSILTLSLSYMVGMIASFYDTEAVIMAIGITTVVCFTVVIFSMQTRYDFTSCMGVLLVSMVVLLVFSILCIFIRNRILEIVYASIGALLFTCFLAVDTQLLLGNKQLSLSPEEYVFAALSLYTDIINIFLYILTIIGRAKE, from the exons ATGCCTCATGAAAAGAGTTTCCTGGTGTCTGGGGACAACTATCCTCCCCCCAACCCTGGATATCCTGGGGGTCCCCAGCCCTCTATGCCTCCGTACCCTGGGGTGCCATACCCACAGCCACCTTTCCAAGCTTCTCCACATGGCCAGCCAGGCTACCCCCAGGGCCCCAGCCCCTACCCTCAGGGGGGCTACCCTCAGGGCCCCTACCCTCAGGGCCCCTACCCTCAAGGGGGCTATCCTCAGGGCCCCTACCCCCAGGGGGGTTACCCTCAGGGCCCCTACCCTCAAGGAGGTTACCCTCAAGGTCCCTATCCTCAGAGTCCCTTTCCACCCAACCCCTATGGACAACCACAGACCTTCCCGGATCCTGACT CGCCTCAGCATGGGAACTACCACGAGGAGGGGCCGCCCTCCTATTACGACAACCAGGACTTCCCTGCCACCAActgggatgacaagagcattcgTAGGGCCTTCATCAGGAAG GTGTTCCTGGTATTGACCCTCCAACTGTCAGTGACCTTGTCCACCGTGGCCGTGTTCACATTTGTCAGGGAGGTGAAGGGCTTCGTCCGGCACAATGTGTGGACCTATTACGTGTCCTATGCCACCTTCTTCATTTCCCTCATCGTCCTCAGCTGCTGCGGGGACTTCCGTAGGAAGCAcccttggaacctggtggcactG TCTATTCTGACCCTCAGCCTGTCCTACATGGTGGGCATGATCGCCAGCTTCTATGACACTGAGGCTGTCATCATGGCCATTGGCATCACTACGGTGGTCTGCTTCACTGTGGTCATCTTCTCCATGCAg ACACGCTATGACTTTACCTCATGCATGGGCGTGCTGCTGGTGAGCATGGTGGTGCTGCTGGTCTTCTCCATCCTCTGCATCTTCATCCGGAACCGCATCCTAGAGATCGTCTACGCCTCCATCGGGGCACTGCTCTTCACCTGC TTCCTAGCTGTGGACACCCAGCTGCTGCTGGGGAATAAGCAGTTGTCTCTGAGCCCCGAGGAGTACGTGTTCGCTGCACTGAGCCTGTACACTGATATCATCAACATCTTCCTCTACATCCTCACCATCATTGGACGCGCCAAGGAGTAG